One Hevea brasiliensis isolate MT/VB/25A 57/8 chromosome 5, ASM3005281v1, whole genome shotgun sequence genomic region harbors:
- the LOC131180279 gene encoding NAC domain-containing protein 90-like, whose amino-acid sequence MEGLAPGIRFYPTEEELVSFYLHHKLEGNREDLNRVMGRVIPVLDIYEYSPWDLPQYAGEYTHRDPEQWFFFIPRQESEARGGRPKRLTTAGYWKATGSPGYVYSSNNRCIGVKRTMVFYNGRAPIGRKTDWKMNEYKAIEGETFSSTTGEHPRLRQEFSLCRVYKKSKCLRSFDRRPIGVEIGQRRAQKSQSDERARASTHQNPAMVETRSSPESSSSGDHGCFNQTGEGSSMPMASLGNDPLWDLDQLHNWFCGGDDM is encoded by the exons ATGGAGGGTTTAGCACCTGGGATACGTTTTTACCCTACAGAAGAAGAGCTGGTTTCGTTTTATCTGCATCATAAGCTAGAAGGGAACAGAGAGGACTTGAATCGGGTCATGGGTCGTGTTATACCTGTCCTTGATATATATGAGTACAGTCCATGGGACCTTCCAC AATACGCAGGAGAGTACACCCATAGAGATCCTGAACAATGGTTTTTCTTTATCCCAAGACAAGAAAGCGAGGCCCGTGGAGGGAGGCCAAAGCGACTCACGACTGCTGGGTACTGGAAAGCTACTGGTTCTCCTGGTTATGTTTACTCTTCCAACAATCGATGTATAGGTGTGAAAAGAACCATGGTTTTCTACAACGGAAGGGCTCCAATTGGACGAAAAACCGATTGGAAAATGAATGAATACAAAGCAATAGAAGGAGAAACATTCTCTTCAACTACTGGTGAACATCCAAGG CTAAGGCAAGAGTTCAGTTTGTGTCGGGTGTACAAGAAATCAAAATGCTTACGATCATTCGATAGACGACCAATTGGAGTGGAGATAGGCCAGAGAAGGGCTCAGAAAAGTCAGAGTGATGAGAGGGCAAGAGCAAGCACTCATCAAAACCCTGCAATGGTGGAGACAAGAAGCTCACCTGAGAGTTCATCCTCAGGAGACCATGGCTGTTTCAATCAAACTGGGGAAGGAAGTAGCATGCCAATGGCTTCTCTAGGTAATGACCCTCTTTGGGATTTAGACCAATTACATAATTGGTTTTGTGGTGGGGATGATATGTAG